From the Teredinibacter turnerae T7901 genome, one window contains:
- a CDS encoding tetratricopeptide repeat protein gives MNKFYSKKVSHFGRCLLLATAATLAAPALEKAVNAAGFNVDLGAKAFAQDTKKKRALPGISEAFFKKLGKVADLASPPERKDGTQPPGDFNAALKELKDVEKDCSKCNAYELAQIYNYYGWIYYSLEDFKNSIKYYRKVIEQSPNIPWGLELQVTYTLVQLMFAQEDYADALKMLNTWMGISDTIGDDAYYLKSQICYQMDDKACALENINIAVKMAEKDGNVAKEPWLSLQKALYLEKEDYKSSLPIIEKMVRHYPKKSYWQQLAGVYGMLEREKDQYYTLDAAYTMGALEKEQQLLNLAYLSMANEYPYKAAKIVEKGMKDKIIAENAKNLETLAIAWRQAKDTDKAIPAMQRAAEKSDNGDLYGQLLGLYLYIDDNKKAVEAGKKALAKGDLKRAGEINLNLGIAHLELAQYESAIKAFKKAKEDKRVKRTADNWLQHAQREKFRAEQLAAAAG, from the coding sequence ATGAATAAATTTTATTCCAAAAAAGTCAGCCATTTCGGGCGTTGCCTGCTGTTGGCGACGGCAGCTACGCTGGCGGCTCCAGCTTTGGAAAAGGCAGTAAATGCGGCCGGTTTCAACGTAGATCTGGGCGCGAAAGCTTTTGCCCAAGACACTAAAAAGAAACGCGCATTGCCCGGTATCAGCGAGGCCTTCTTTAAAAAGTTGGGTAAGGTTGCAGACTTGGCTTCTCCGCCGGAACGGAAAGATGGCACTCAGCCGCCTGGCGATTTCAACGCAGCGTTGAAAGAGCTGAAAGACGTCGAAAAAGACTGCAGTAAATGTAACGCTTACGAGCTGGCGCAGATTTACAACTATTATGGTTGGATCTACTACTCTCTCGAAGACTTTAAAAACTCGATCAAGTACTACCGCAAAGTAATCGAGCAGTCGCCCAATATTCCATGGGGCCTCGAACTGCAGGTTACCTATACCTTAGTACAATTGATGTTTGCGCAAGAAGACTATGCTGATGCACTGAAAATGCTGAATACCTGGATGGGTATTTCAGACACCATCGGTGACGACGCGTACTATTTAAAATCGCAGATCTGCTACCAGATGGACGATAAAGCCTGTGCTTTGGAAAACATCAATATCGCAGTGAAGATGGCGGAAAAGGACGGTAATGTTGCGAAGGAGCCATGGCTCTCGTTGCAAAAAGCGCTGTACCTCGAAAAAGAAGACTACAAATCGTCTTTGCCAATCATCGAGAAAATGGTTCGTCACTATCCGAAGAAGAGCTACTGGCAGCAGCTTGCTGGTGTGTACGGTATGCTCGAGCGTGAAAAAGATCAGTACTACACGCTGGATGCCGCTTACACCATGGGCGCTTTGGAAAAAGAGCAGCAATTGTTGAATCTGGCTTATCTGAGCATGGCTAACGAGTACCCATATAAGGCAGCAAAAATTGTCGAAAAGGGTATGAAGGACAAAATCATCGCAGAAAATGCTAAGAATCTTGAAACCCTCGCTATTGCATGGCGTCAGGCTAAAGATACCGACAAAGCTATTCCTGCGATGCAGCGTGCTGCAGAAAAATCTGATAATGGCGATTTGTACGGGCAACTGCTTGGACTTTACCTTTACATCGACGACAACAAGAAAGCTGTTGAAGCGGGTAAAAAGGCATTGGCCAAAGGTGATTTGAAGCGCGCAGGTGAGATTAATCTCAATTTGGGTATTGCTCATCTTGAGTTAGCTCAGTACGAATCTGCGATAAAAGCATTCAAAAAAGCGAAAGAAGACAAGCGTGTGAAGCGCACAGCTGATAACTGGTTGCAACACGCTCAGCGCGAGAAGTTCCGTGCAGAGCAGTTGGCAGCAGCAGCTGGCTAG
- the ilvD gene encoding dihydroxy-acid dehydratase produces the protein MPEYRSRTTTAGRNMAGARALWRATGMKDDDFQKPIIAVVNSFTQFVPGHVHLKDLGQLVAREIEKAGAVAKEFNTIAVDDGIAMGHDGMLYSLPSRDIIADSVEYMVNAHCADAMVCISNCDKITPGMLMAAMRLNIPCIFVSGGPMEAGKTKLAEHNLDLVDAMVIAADDTASDETVAEYERSACPTCGSCSGMFTANSMNCLTEVLGLSLPGNGTVLATHADRRKLFEQAGQQIVAITRDYYEQDNVNVLPRSIGSKAAFENAITLDIAMGGSTNTILHLLAIAQEAEVDFDLKDIDRLSRKVPQLCKVAPNTQKYHIEDVHRAGGIYGILGELERGKLLDSSVPTVHSTTLSAAIAKWDIQQTSDDQVAHFYRAGPAGIPTQVAFSQDTRWPSLDGDRAQGCIRNVANAYSQEGGLAVLYGNIAADGCVVKTAGVDDSILVFEGPAHITESQDEAVANILAGKVQAGEVVIVRYEGPKGGPGMQEMLYPTSYLKSKGLGKNCALLTDGRFSGGTSGLSIGHVSPEAAAGGAIGLVRNGDIIRIDIPNRSIDVKLSDDELTARREAQNELGWKPAELRPRKVSAALKAYAKLATSADKGAVRDLSQLDD, from the coding sequence ATGCCCGAGTACCGTTCCCGCACCACGACCGCTGGCCGCAATATGGCCGGAGCCCGCGCCCTGTGGCGAGCCACAGGCATGAAAGACGACGATTTCCAAAAACCGATAATCGCGGTGGTGAACTCCTTTACCCAATTCGTGCCAGGCCACGTGCACTTGAAGGATCTCGGGCAGCTCGTCGCGCGCGAAATAGAAAAAGCCGGTGCCGTAGCGAAGGAATTCAATACTATTGCGGTGGACGATGGTATCGCCATGGGCCACGACGGAATGCTCTACAGCTTGCCGAGCCGCGACATCATCGCCGACTCTGTGGAATACATGGTCAACGCGCACTGTGCGGATGCCATGGTCTGCATCTCCAACTGCGATAAAATTACCCCTGGAATGCTTATGGCCGCTATGCGCCTGAATATTCCGTGTATTTTTGTCAGTGGTGGCCCCATGGAAGCGGGCAAAACCAAACTGGCAGAGCACAACCTGGATCTTGTTGACGCGATGGTGATCGCCGCCGACGACACCGCCAGCGACGAGACGGTCGCCGAATACGAACGCAGCGCCTGCCCGACATGTGGCTCCTGTTCCGGCATGTTCACAGCGAATTCGATGAACTGCCTGACCGAGGTACTCGGCCTGAGCCTGCCGGGTAACGGCACGGTGTTGGCTACACATGCGGATCGCCGTAAATTGTTTGAACAAGCCGGACAGCAAATTGTCGCTATTACCCGCGACTACTACGAGCAGGATAACGTCAACGTCCTGCCCCGCAGTATTGGCAGCAAAGCCGCCTTCGAAAACGCGATTACGCTCGACATCGCTATGGGGGGGTCAACCAATACGATTCTGCACCTGCTGGCAATCGCCCAGGAAGCCGAAGTGGATTTCGATTTAAAAGACATCGACAGGCTCAGCCGCAAGGTGCCTCAGCTTTGTAAAGTCGCTCCCAATACCCAGAAGTATCACATCGAAGACGTACACCGCGCCGGTGGTATCTACGGCATCCTTGGCGAGTTGGAACGCGGTAAGCTACTTGATAGCTCCGTGCCAACAGTACATTCAACGACCCTTAGCGCCGCGATCGCTAAGTGGGATATTCAACAGACAAGCGACGATCAAGTTGCGCATTTTTACCGTGCCGGCCCCGCGGGTATCCCTACACAAGTCGCTTTCAGTCAGGATACTCGATGGCCCTCTCTGGACGGCGATCGCGCGCAAGGCTGTATTCGCAACGTTGCGAATGCCTACAGTCAGGAGGGGGGTCTTGCTGTACTGTACGGCAATATTGCCGCCGATGGCTGTGTGGTTAAAACGGCAGGGGTCGACGATTCTATACTGGTATTCGAAGGACCGGCGCACATCACTGAATCTCAAGATGAAGCGGTAGCCAACATACTAGCCGGCAAAGTGCAGGCCGGAGAAGTGGTGATTGTGCGCTACGAAGGGCCAAAAGGCGGGCCAGGAATGCAGGAAATGCTGTACCCAACGTCCTACCTCAAATCTAAAGGACTGGGCAAAAACTGCGCTCTGTTGACCGATGGCCGCTTTTCCGGTGGCACATCAGGCCTATCAATTGGACATGTTTCTCCTGAGGCTGCTGCAGGCGGTGCCATCGGGCTGGTTCGTAATGGCGACATAATCCGGATCGACATACCCAACCGCTCCATCGACGTAAAGCTTAGTGACGATGAGCTGACTGCACGCCGCGAGGCGCAGAACGAACTAGGCTGGAAGCCTGCAGAGCTCCGCCCACGAAAAGTCTCCGCAGCACTCAAAGCTTACGCCAAACTGGCGACCAGCGCCGACAAGGGCGCAGTAAGAGATCTGAGCCAGCTCGACGATTAG